The following proteins are co-located in the Heteronotia binoei isolate CCM8104 ecotype False Entrance Well chromosome 21, APGP_CSIRO_Hbin_v1, whole genome shotgun sequence genome:
- the LOC132589576 gene encoding uncharacterized protein K02A2.6-like — GYLEPFDPTNPEGWESYAERVEFYLRANKITDAGAKRDVLMSVCGPATFEIAKGLSAPARLAEKSYDEIIRLLTGHFSPQPSRVARRFLFHKRDQIAGESAADYLAALRKKVAVLIEGNPCQMEVDSGSSISLIAEETLRELCPRQRLQLRPADFILRDFQKNPVQIAGWARVQVERGSFHGPLDILVVKRQLATLLGLAWFKPLGIRVEGVGQTITPRGFGEICKEFPEVFDGSLGSYRGPPISLPLDPTVRPIRLKARRVPFALKPKIEAELDRLTAQGVLEPVDYATWETPIVTPIKPNGEVRICADYKCTINKALQDNPYPVPVVSHVLAALAGARIFGKLDLAQAYQQLPVDNKTAEAQTIVTHRGAFRVKRLQFGVSVAPGIFQSLMDALLKGIPGVQPFFDDVLVAAPDPEEFGNRLREVLRRFQAAGLRVKREKCLLGVPRVEFLGFAVDAAGIHPTEEKTRAIVQAPAPTCKAAAFQAVKDVLVSNAVLHHFDEALPVILACDASPYGVGAVLGHQLPDGREVPVAYYSRTLTSAERNYAQIDKEALAIVAGVRKFHEYLYGRRFTIATDHKPLLGLLAPDRQTPQILSQRVLRWNQFLNSYTYTLVHRAGKAMGHADARGWPEGNMGEEFKPYKARREELAAHKGCILWGSRVVIPPPLQKRVLESLHETHPGIVRMKALARSYVWWPGMDGEIEGWVRGCQTCQESRPEPPSAPVTRWESTRKPWSRLHIDFAGPFQGQTFIIIVDSYTKWLEVIPVGSTSSTAAIRALRRVLCTHGIPDTIVSDNGAAFTSADFQAFLQRYLIRHIRSAPFHPATNGQAE; from the exons ggctacctcgagcccttcgacccaaccaatccagagggatgggagtcctacgcggagcgggtcgagttctacctccgggccaacaagatcactgacgccggagcgaagagggacgttctcatgagcgtctgcgggcctgccacgttcgagatcgccaagggtctctcggcacccgcccgtctggcagagaaatcctacgacgagatcatccgactcctcacgggacacttctcaccacagccttcgcgggtggctcgcaggttcctgttccacaaacgggaccagatcgcgggcgagtccgccgcagactacctggcggccctccgtaaa aaagtggcggtccttatagaggggaacccctgccaaatggaggtggactcagggtcctccatttcccttattgcggaagaaaccctaagagaactgtgtccccgccagcggctgcaacttcggccggcagacttcatactccgggacttccagaagaacccggtgcaaattgcggggtgggcgcgggtacaagtcgagcgggggtccttccacggcccgctggacatcctggtggttaagcgccagctggccaccctgctaggtctagcctggttcaaacccttgggaatccgcgtggagggggtgggccagaccataacgccccgggggttcggggagatttgcaaggaattccccgaggtattcgatgggtccctagggagctaccgggggccgcccatctccctgcccctagaccccacggtcagaccaattcggctcaaggccaggagggttccgttcgccttgaaacctaagatcgaggcagagttagaccgcctcacggcacaaggcgtcctggagccggtggactacgccacctgggaaacccccatcgttacccccatcaagccaaacggggaggtgcggatctgtgccgattataaatgcaccataaacaaggcactacaggacaacccctatccagtgccggtggtgagccatgtcctggccgccctagcgggggctaggatatttgggaagctagacctggcccaggcctaccagcagctcccagtagacaataagacggcggaggcccaaacgatcgtgacccacaggggggctttccgggtaaagaggcttcagtttggggttagcgtcgctccggggattttccagagcctaatggacgctctccttaaagggatcccaggagtccagccgtttttcgacgacgttttagtcgccgccccggaccccgaggaattcggcaaccgccttcgagaggtgctccgccggttccaggcagcggggctcagggtcaagagagagaaatgcttgctgggggttccacgggtagagtttctggggttcgccgttgacgcagcaggaatccaccccacggaagaaaagacccgagccatcgtgcaagccccggctcccacttgtaaa gccgcggcgtttcaggcggtcaaggacgtcctggtgtccaatgcggtgctccaccattttgacgaggccctccccgtcatcctggcctgcgatgcgtcgccgtatggggtgggagcagtcctggggcaccagcttccggacgggagggaggtaccggtcgcatattactcccgcacgctcacttcagccgagcgcaactacgcgcagatagataaagaggccctggcaatcgtggcaggggtccgaaagttccacgagtatctatatgggagaaggttcaccattgccacggaccacaagcccctcttaggtctactggccccagaccgacaaaccccccaaatactctcacagcgcgtgttgaggtggaaccaattcctcaactcatacacgtacacactggttcatagggccggcaaggctatgggacacgcggatgc gagggggtggccagagggaaacatgggggaagaattcaagccttacaaggcgaggagggaggaattagccgcacacaagggctgcatactttggggcagtagggtagtgattccacctccgctccaaaagcgtgttctagaatccctacacgagactcatcccggcatagtgcgaatgaaggctctggccaggagctacgtctggtggccgggaatggacggggagatcgagggctgggtccgcgggtgccagacctgccaggaatcccggcccgagccgcccagcgcccccgtcactaggtgggagtccacccggaaaccatggtcgagactccatatcgactttgcgggcccattccaggggcagaccttcatcataatagtggactcctacaccaaatggctggaggtcatccccgtagggtccacctcgtccacagccgcgatcagagctctgcgcagggtcctatgcacacatggcatcccggacaccatagtctctgataacggggccgccttcacctcagccgacttccaggcgttcctgcaaagatacctaatcaggcacataaggtcggctcccttccatccggccaccaacggccaggcggag